The proteins below come from a single Nocardioides eburneiflavus genomic window:
- the cobA gene encoding uroporphyrinogen-III C-methyltransferase → MTDTGADPHPYLAGLVLTGRRVVVVGGGHVAQRRVPALIASGGDVTVVSPEVTPAIEGLAGELTLVLRDFTESDLDGAWYVVAATDDPEVNARVVAAAEQRHTFCVRADDALGGTAWTPAVGHHGSLTVGVLGNREPKKSAALRDDIVTALRDGHLAASDALDRSPGVVLVGGGPGEPDLVTVAARHALATADVVVADRLAPRELLHELGPHVELIDVAKLPRGRSATQEHINDVIVDRARAGKRVVRFKGGDNFVFGRGFEELLACAAADVPVTVVPGLSSAIAVPARVGIPVTHRGVAHEFTVISGHLPPGHPESLVAWDAVAGLRGTLVLLMAVDNAPAIAEALVSGGRSAGTPVAVIADGTMPTERTVLTTLGALADDLAAHEVVPPAIIVIGEVVAVARPAHYAHHGKGRA, encoded by the coding sequence ATGACCGACACCGGTGCTGATCCCCATCCGTACCTCGCCGGACTGGTCCTCACGGGCCGCCGCGTCGTCGTCGTCGGGGGCGGCCACGTCGCGCAGCGGCGAGTCCCGGCGCTCATCGCCTCCGGGGGCGACGTGACGGTGGTGAGCCCCGAGGTCACCCCGGCGATCGAGGGCCTCGCCGGTGAGCTGACCCTGGTCCTGCGCGACTTCACCGAGTCCGACCTCGACGGCGCGTGGTACGTCGTCGCCGCGACCGACGATCCCGAGGTCAACGCGCGCGTGGTCGCGGCCGCCGAGCAGCGGCACACCTTCTGCGTGCGCGCCGACGACGCGCTCGGCGGCACCGCATGGACTCCGGCCGTCGGCCACCACGGCAGCCTCACGGTCGGGGTGCTGGGCAACCGCGAGCCGAAGAAGTCCGCAGCGCTGCGCGACGACATCGTCACTGCTCTGCGCGACGGGCACCTGGCGGCCTCCGACGCCCTCGACCGGAGCCCCGGGGTCGTCCTCGTCGGTGGTGGGCCGGGGGAGCCCGACCTGGTGACGGTCGCCGCCCGGCACGCGCTCGCCACGGCGGACGTCGTGGTCGCCGACCGCCTGGCGCCGCGCGAGCTGCTCCACGAGCTGGGCCCGCACGTCGAGCTCATCGACGTCGCCAAGCTGCCGCGCGGGCGCTCGGCGACGCAGGAGCACATCAACGACGTGATCGTCGACCGTGCGCGGGCCGGCAAGCGGGTGGTGCGGTTCAAGGGGGGCGACAACTTCGTGTTCGGCCGCGGGTTCGAGGAGCTGCTGGCGTGTGCGGCCGCCGACGTGCCGGTCACCGTCGTCCCCGGTCTCAGCTCGGCGATCGCGGTCCCGGCCCGGGTCGGGATCCCGGTGACCCACCGCGGCGTCGCGCACGAGTTCACGGTCATCTCCGGGCACCTGCCGCCCGGCCACCCGGAGTCGCTGGTCGCGTGGGACGCGGTCGCCGGGCTGCGCGGCACGCTGGTCCTGCTGATGGCCGTGGACAACGCGCCGGCCATCGCGGAGGCCCTCGTGTCCGGCGGCCGTTCCGCAGGCACGCCCGTCGCCGTGATCGCCGACGGCACCATGCCCACCGAGCGCACGGTCCTCACCACTCTCGGCGCCCTGGCCGACGACCTGGCCGCCCACGAGGTGGTCCCGCCCGCGATCATCGTCATCGGAGAGGTGGTCGCCGTGGCGCGTCCGGCACACTATGCACATCATGGGAAGGGTCGTGCCTGA
- a CDS encoding YbhB/YbcL family Raf kinase inhibitor-like protein, protein MSIERPVSPNPYDYLPPTASFTVTSADVTDGAPLKDDQVAALGNTSPQLSWSGAPEGTRSYVVTCFDPDAPTPSGFWHWCLVDIPADVTSLDTGAASGDLPGGAFHVRNDGGEPGFMGAAPPEGDQPHRYFFVVHAVKDDSLGVDADASNAVVSFNLAFKTLGRAILHGTYQH, encoded by the coding sequence ATGAGCATCGAACGCCCCGTGTCCCCCAATCCGTACGACTACCTGCCGCCCACCGCGTCCTTCACCGTGACGAGCGCGGACGTGACCGACGGCGCCCCGTTGAAGGACGACCAGGTGGCCGCCCTCGGCAACACCTCTCCACAGCTGAGCTGGTCGGGCGCACCCGAGGGCACCCGGTCCTACGTCGTGACGTGCTTCGACCCCGACGCCCCCACGCCCAGCGGCTTCTGGCACTGGTGCCTGGTCGACATCCCGGCCGACGTGACCTCGCTGGACACCGGCGCGGCGTCGGGCGACCTCCCCGGCGGGGCCTTCCACGTCCGCAACGACGGCGGCGAACCCGGGTTCATGGGTGCCGCACCGCCGGAGGGTGACCAGCCGCACCGCTACTTCTTCGTCGTCCACGCCGTGAAGGACGACTCGCTGGGCGTCGACGCGGACGCCTCCAACGCCGTCGTGTCGTTCAACCTCGCGTTCAAGACGCTGGGGCGCGCCATCCTCCACGGCACCTACCAGCACTGA
- a CDS encoding CAP domain-containing protein yields the protein MQHPRFLSRLAAVGLAAAVVCGVPTAAEARTWSVPRAVSATDPADLTNSELEDALMVRINQARATNGLRKIWNFDVCTDRLAEAWGERIARTGVFEHRNQGEVIRRCHKSWAGETLVRGTALSPDQMVELWLDSPGHREILLNPRARRAGVAITNDAQGRTIGVVNLVRHG from the coding sequence GTGCAGCACCCTCGATTCCTCTCGCGCCTCGCGGCCGTCGGCCTCGCCGCCGCGGTGGTGTGCGGCGTGCCCACGGCTGCCGAGGCCAGGACGTGGTCGGTGCCCCGCGCCGTGTCGGCGACGGACCCCGCCGACCTGACCAACAGCGAGCTCGAGGACGCGCTCATGGTCCGGATCAACCAGGCCAGGGCCACCAACGGACTGCGCAAGATCTGGAACTTCGACGTGTGCACCGACCGGCTCGCCGAGGCGTGGGGTGAGCGCATCGCCCGGACCGGGGTCTTCGAGCACCGCAACCAGGGCGAGGTCATCCGCAGGTGCCACAAGTCGTGGGCCGGCGAGACGCTGGTGCGCGGGACCGCACTGAGCCCGGACCAGATGGTCGAGCTCTGGCTCGACTCCCCCGGTCACCGCGAGATCCTGCTCAACCCCCGCGCCCGTCGCGCGGGCGTCGCCATCACGAACGACGCGCAGGGGCGCACCATCGGCGTCGTCAACCTGGTGCGCCACGGCTGA
- a CDS encoding ABC transporter permease: MRGGGMLHVAVATRAFRRYSTYRAATLAGIFTNSVFGIIYSYAYLALWKANPTAGGYDAQDAVTYVWLGQALLMTIALWGGGTTDDLAERIRTGDVAIDLYRPVGLVGWYLASDVGRAAYHLLTRGFGPTLIGLVVFDIALPPSPLAAVAFAVSLVLAVVVSFAIRFLVASTAFWLLDQSGMKVMSGAFAIFFSGMMLPLVLFPGWLGTLANALPWASYIQVPADIWLGKHTGADLAAALGFQVMWAVVLLGACQGVLRLATRKVVVQGG, encoded by the coding sequence ATGCGGGGCGGGGGGATGCTGCACGTCGCGGTCGCGACCCGTGCGTTCCGGCGCTACTCGACCTACCGGGCCGCCACCCTGGCCGGGATCTTCACCAACTCGGTCTTCGGCATCATCTACTCCTACGCCTACCTCGCGTTGTGGAAGGCCAACCCGACCGCGGGCGGCTACGACGCGCAGGACGCGGTGACGTACGTCTGGCTCGGCCAGGCGCTGCTGATGACGATCGCGCTGTGGGGCGGCGGCACCACCGACGACCTCGCCGAGCGGATCCGCACCGGCGACGTGGCGATCGACCTCTACCGACCCGTCGGGCTGGTCGGCTGGTACCTCGCCAGCGACGTCGGTCGCGCGGCGTACCACCTCCTCACGCGTGGGTTCGGGCCGACGCTCATCGGCCTCGTCGTCTTCGACATCGCGCTCCCCCCGTCGCCCCTCGCGGCCGTCGCGTTCGCCGTCTCCCTCGTCCTCGCCGTCGTGGTGAGCTTCGCGATCCGGTTCCTCGTCGCCAGCACCGCGTTCTGGCTCCTCGACCAGTCGGGCATGAAGGTGATGAGCGGCGCGTTCGCGATCTTCTTCAGCGGGATGATGCTGCCGCTGGTGCTGTTCCCCGGCTGGCTCGGGACGCTCGCCAACGCCCTGCCGTGGGCGTCGTACATCCAGGTGCCCGCGGACATCTGGCTCGGCAAGCACACCGGTGCCGACCTCGCCGCCGCGCTCGGCTTCCAGGTGATGTGGGCGGTCGTGCTGCTGGGCGCGTGCCAGGGCGTGCTGCGGCTGGCGACCCGCAAGGTGGTGGTCCAGGGTGGCTGA
- a CDS encoding ABC transporter permease, translating to MADLAQHLRTYGQIAWLWIRAAWQYPTSFVLLAVGNGLITGLDFIGLWIMFAHLEDLEGFTLPEVALLYGSASLALACADTAIGSVERIGTYIRTGRLDQMMTKPVPLLVQVCADQFTLRRLGRLTQAGLVFGWACTYVDWTPLRALVAVSMLVSGALVFFGLFVGFSCIQFWTTDATEFANAFTYGGATVTQYPLNIFPREVMVGLTFVVPVAFVNWYPCLYLLGRADPFGTPEVFQFASPLAGLLTMTAALLVWRTGVRHYTSTGS from the coding sequence GTGGCTGACCTGGCACAGCACCTGCGCACCTACGGCCAGATCGCCTGGCTCTGGATCCGAGCGGCCTGGCAGTACCCCACGTCGTTCGTGCTCCTCGCCGTCGGCAACGGGCTCATCACCGGGCTGGACTTCATCGGGCTCTGGATCATGTTCGCGCACCTGGAGGACCTCGAGGGGTTCACGCTCCCCGAGGTCGCACTGCTCTACGGCAGCGCCTCCCTGGCGCTCGCGTGCGCCGACACGGCCATCGGCAGCGTGGAACGCATCGGCACCTACATCCGGACCGGACGCCTGGACCAGATGATGACCAAGCCGGTCCCGTTGCTGGTGCAGGTGTGCGCCGACCAGTTCACCCTGCGCCGCCTCGGCCGGCTGACCCAGGCCGGCCTGGTCTTCGGCTGGGCCTGCACGTACGTCGACTGGACGCCGCTTCGGGCGCTGGTGGCCGTCTCGATGCTCGTCAGCGGCGCCCTGGTGTTCTTCGGCCTCTTTGTCGGGTTCTCGTGCATCCAGTTCTGGACGACCGACGCGACCGAGTTCGCCAACGCGTTCACCTACGGCGGCGCGACGGTCACCCAGTACCCGCTCAACATCTTCCCGCGGGAGGTGATGGTCGGGCTCACCTTCGTGGTCCCCGTCGCCTTCGTGAACTGGTACCCCTGCCTCTACCTCCTCGGCCGCGCCGACCCGTTCGGGACGCCCGAGGTCTTCCAGTTCGCCTCGCCGCTGGCGGGGCTCCTCACCATGACCGCAGCCCTCCTCGTCTGGCGCACCGGGGTCCGGCACTACACCTCCACCGGGAGCTGA
- a CDS encoding ABC transporter ATP-binding protein, which translates to MTEHQPGTDPLIDVQDLGRSFDVRRKVEGRRRRSRESVVAVHDLTFAVGAGEMVGYIGPNGAGKSTTIKMLTGILFPTAGRVRVAGMDPSRDRVELARRIGVVFGQRSTLWWDLPLRDSYDLLQKMYRIEPARYRENLARFVELLDLGDQLDTPVRQLSLGQRMRGDITAALLHDPEVLYLDEPTIGLDVVSKGRLREFLRALNAERGTTLLLTTHDLQDIEALCDRVIVIDHGTSVYDGSLSSLHAQGGSTRTLVVDLVDEAPPVEVPGATVRRVEGPRQWLSFPADASAAPIVAAVAAAYDVADLSIQEPDIEDVIRELYSRGA; encoded by the coding sequence ATGACCGAGCACCAGCCGGGCACCGACCCGCTCATCGACGTCCAGGACCTCGGCCGCAGCTTCGACGTACGCCGCAAGGTGGAGGGACGCCGGCGCCGCTCGCGCGAGTCCGTCGTCGCCGTGCACGACCTGACCTTCGCGGTCGGTGCCGGCGAGATGGTGGGCTACATCGGGCCCAACGGGGCCGGCAAGTCGACCACCATCAAGATGCTCACTGGCATCCTCTTCCCCACCGCCGGCCGGGTGCGGGTGGCCGGGATGGACCCGAGCCGCGACCGGGTCGAGCTCGCGCGGCGCATCGGCGTCGTCTTCGGGCAGCGCTCCACCCTGTGGTGGGACCTCCCGCTGCGCGACTCCTACGACCTGCTGCAGAAGATGTACCGCATCGAGCCGGCCCGCTACCGCGAGAACCTCGCCCGCTTCGTCGAGCTGCTCGACCTCGGCGACCAGCTCGACACGCCGGTGCGCCAGCTCAGCCTCGGCCAGCGGATGCGCGGGGACATCACGGCCGCCCTCCTCCACGACCCCGAGGTGCTCTACCTCGACGAGCCGACGATCGGCCTCGACGTGGTGAGCAAGGGCCGCCTGCGCGAGTTCCTCCGCGCGCTCAACGCCGAGCGCGGCACGACGCTCCTGCTGACCACCCACGACCTCCAGGACATCGAGGCGCTCTGCGACCGGGTGATCGTGATCGACCACGGCACGAGCGTGTACGACGGCTCCCTGTCCAGCCTCCACGCCCAGGGCGGGTCCACGCGGACCCTGGTGGTCGACCTCGTCGACGAGGCGCCGCCGGTCGAGGTGCCCGGCGCGACCGTGCGCCGGGTCGAGGGTCCGCGCCAGTGGCTGTCGTTCCCCGCCGACGCGAGCGCCGCGCCGATCGTGGCCGCAGTCGCCGCGGCGTACGACGTCGCCGACCTCTCCATCCAGGAGCCGGACATCGAGGACGTCATCCGCGAGCTCTACTCGCGGGGCGCCTGA